The proteins below come from a single Cerasicoccus sp. TK19100 genomic window:
- a CDS encoding heparinase II/III domain-containing protein: MSFPLLLKTTLRCVLGVATLSALVASLSAQSVPTTDPTIDPANYAPFNDALLGEHPRLLFTEAELAQLQIDVTAEPLFTHYNKLLGYLGASQVPSSSNFRYDATEAQRQGLWRMPTVAMHYALTGNTTSRDRTVAYMEWLNGYTDWENGGEKNSGMAAANMMVGAAICYDIMHDYLSVADPSFLEEFRQKIFYHARAMYHLGHLGGQGGYWQVDPQNNHRWHRNAGLALCMLAAYEGNPEEEWMLREVFNELAFVAEYLPDDGTSHESPSYMVFGGAHLTLALEAADNCFGTSYLDIPFYQNAARFHVNNFAPGFRHFFMYGDGGDSLGGYGQYNMISAARHGEDDLLAAIDHLNSVNYGSYEFGWMGIIWRGTSQPGGDYHDLPLVQHFEDLGLTYMREGWDKGDAAAMFMCAVLGGYRLNDYRNDVINGGYINVAHDDPNANSFVLFKDDEWVAETDRYSYNKRSSNHNTILVDGVGQRPQGRNEGLQYSQPGTGGQDMTTLAHITWEEDNGDVVITEGEAQGWYRGALSRYRRSFIWKTGDYVLVLDDIRANQDREIDWLIQSGSVTTRSEPNLEFTLVKGNVSCQFDVDATESLSVAKVTSTADNRNTVLGFQQLQLTAAATQNLQIASVYDLWDHGSLTVNISNQTATGATISVTGNGVNDTWAWTFAPDNETPSTIALEQAPTVHEEPAGDPVGVNESAILTVGRGGLGPAIYQWYQGNVGDTSTPVGGDSPTLTTGPLSAPTTYWVRITTAYGTADSAAFQVDLTSGFLLWVENEIASGPTSEGGDADHDGLANLLEYALGMSPAQSENRRPSISTSSNMITLDFEVPASPLMDVLYEIQVSTSLTGDWSTVLAKSAGGEWTGDANYAEGPPTDGRVPVSVDLTPGQFIRLKVTRI, translated from the coding sequence ATGAGCTTCCCTCTGCTGCTAAAGACGACTTTGCGGTGCGTGTTGGGCGTCGCGACGCTTAGCGCACTTGTCGCCAGCCTGTCCGCGCAATCCGTGCCGACCACTGATCCTACAATCGACCCAGCCAACTACGCGCCCTTCAACGACGCATTGTTGGGCGAGCATCCGCGCCTGCTTTTCACCGAGGCCGAGCTAGCGCAGTTGCAGATCGATGTCACCGCCGAGCCGCTGTTCACCCACTACAACAAGTTGCTGGGCTATCTGGGTGCATCACAAGTGCCCAGCAGTTCGAACTTCCGATACGACGCGACCGAGGCGCAGCGGCAGGGGCTTTGGCGGATGCCCACCGTGGCCATGCACTACGCGCTGACCGGCAATACGACCTCCCGAGATCGCACCGTGGCCTACATGGAGTGGCTCAACGGCTACACCGACTGGGAAAACGGCGGCGAAAAAAACTCCGGCATGGCCGCGGCCAACATGATGGTCGGTGCCGCCATCTGCTACGACATCATGCATGACTACCTGAGCGTGGCGGACCCGAGCTTTCTCGAAGAATTTCGCCAGAAGATTTTTTACCACGCCCGCGCGATGTACCACCTCGGCCACCTGGGCGGACAGGGTGGCTACTGGCAGGTAGACCCGCAGAATAACCACCGCTGGCACCGCAACGCCGGGCTCGCCCTGTGCATGCTGGCCGCCTACGAAGGCAACCCCGAGGAGGAATGGATGCTGCGCGAAGTGTTTAACGAGCTGGCTTTCGTCGCCGAATACCTACCCGACGACGGCACCTCCCACGAATCACCGAGCTACATGGTCTTTGGTGGCGCACACCTAACCCTCGCGCTCGAAGCCGCTGATAACTGCTTCGGCACAAGCTACCTCGATATTCCGTTTTACCAAAACGCGGCGCGCTTTCACGTGAATAATTTCGCGCCGGGCTTTAGGCATTTCTTCATGTATGGCGACGGCGGGGACAGCCTCGGCGGATACGGCCAATACAATATGATCTCCGCCGCGCGCCACGGCGAGGACGACCTACTGGCCGCGATCGACCACCTAAATAGCGTCAACTACGGCTCTTATGAATTCGGCTGGATGGGTATCATTTGGCGGGGCACCAGCCAGCCCGGCGGCGATTATCATGACCTGCCTTTGGTGCAGCATTTTGAAGATCTCGGCCTCACCTACATGCGCGAGGGCTGGGACAAGGGCGATGCGGCAGCGATGTTTATGTGCGCCGTGCTCGGCGGCTATCGCCTCAACGACTACCGCAACGACGTCATTAATGGCGGCTATATAAACGTCGCCCACGACGATCCCAATGCGAACAGTTTTGTCCTGTTTAAAGACGATGAATGGGTCGCCGAGACCGACCGCTACTCCTACAATAAACGCTCCTCCAACCACAACACGATCCTCGTCGACGGTGTCGGCCAACGCCCACAGGGCCGCAACGAGGGCCTGCAATACAGCCAACCCGGCACCGGCGGCCAGGACATGACTACCCTGGCTCACATCACGTGGGAGGAGGATAATGGCGACGTCGTCATTACCGAAGGCGAGGCCCAGGGCTGGTATCGCGGCGCGCTCTCGCGCTACCGCCGCTCATTCATTTGGAAGACGGGCGACTATGTGCTCGTGCTCGATGACATTCGTGCCAACCAAGACCGCGAAATCGACTGGCTCATCCAGTCGGGCAGCGTCACGACCCGCAGTGAGCCGAACCTCGAGTTCACGCTCGTCAAGGGCAATGTCAGTTGCCAGTTCGACGTCGACGCCACCGAGTCCCTTTCCGTCGCAAAGGTGACTTCCACCGCCGACAACCGCAACACCGTCCTCGGCTTTCAGCAGCTCCAGCTAACCGCCGCCGCCACGCAAAACCTGCAAATTGCGAGCGTTTACGATCTGTGGGACCACGGCAGCCTCACCGTCAACATCAGCAACCAAACCGCAACCGGGGCCACGATTTCCGTAACCGGCAACGGCGTCAATGATACGTGGGCTTGGACTTTTGCGCCCGACAACGAAACCCCGTCCACCATTGCCTTGGAACAGGCACCCACCGTCCACGAAGAGCCGGCAGGCGACCCGGTGGGCGTCAACGAGTCGGCCATACTGACCGTTGGTCGCGGTGGCCTCGGCCCGGCGATCTACCAATGGTATCAAGGCAACGTCGGCGACACCAGCACACCCGTTGGCGGCGATTCGCCCACGCTGACCACCGGCCCGCTCTCTGCGCCAACGACTTACTGGGTCCGCATCACTACAGCCTATGGCACGGCGGACAGTGCGGCATTTCAGGTGGATTTAACCAGCGGCTTCCTTCTGTGGGTGGAAAACGAGATCGCCAGTGGCCCCACCAGCGAAGGAGGCGATGCCGACCATGACGGCCTGGCCAATTTATTAGAATACGCCCTGGGCATGAGCCCGGCACAATCGGAAAACCGACGCCCGTCGATCAGCACGAGCAGCAACATGATTACGCTCGATTTTGAGGTGCCCGCATCCCCGCTCATGGACGTTCTTTACGAAATCCAGGTATCCACCAGCCTGACCGGCGACTGGTCCACCGTGCTGGCAAAATCTGCAGGTGGCGAGTGGACCGGTGATGCGAATTACGCAGAAGGCCCGCCTACTGACGGCCGCGTCCCCGTCTCCGTGGATCTGACTCCTGGCCAGTTTATCCGCTTGAAGGTAACACGGATCTGA